A DNA window from Lutra lutra chromosome 8, mLutLut1.2, whole genome shotgun sequence contains the following coding sequences:
- the YEATS4 gene encoding YEATS domain-containing protein 4 isoform X2, producing MFKRMAEFGPDSGGRVKGVTIVKPIVYGNVARYFGKKREEDGHTHQWTVYVKPYRNEVTLYHLLKLFQSDTNAMLGKKTVVSEFYDEMIFQDPTAMMQQLLTTSRQLTLGAYKHETEFAELEVKTREKLEAAKKKTSFEIAELKERLKASRETINCLKNEIRKLEEDDQTKDI from the exons gggGTTACTATCGTTAAACCAATAGTTTATGGTAATGTTGCTCggtattttggaaagaaaagagaagaggatggGCACACCCATCAGTGGACAGTGTATGTAAAACCATATAGAAATGAG GTAACCCTCTATCATTTATTAAAGCTGTTTCAGTCAGACACCAATGCAATgctgggaaaaaagacagtggtTTCAGAGTTCTATGATGAAATG ATATTTCAAGACCCAACAGCAATGATGCAGCAATTATTAACAACATCTCGTCAGCTAACATTAGGAGCCTATAAGCATGAAACAGAAT tTGCAGAACTTGAAgtgaaaaccagagaaaaattaGAAGCTgcgaaaaaaaaaacaagctttgaAATTGCAGAGCTTAAGGAGAGATTAAAGGCAAGTCGTGAAActataaattgtttaaaaaatgaaatcaggaaacTTGAAGAAGATGATCAAacaaaagacatataa
- the YEATS4 gene encoding YEATS domain-containing protein 4 isoform X1, whose amino-acid sequence MFKRMAEFGPDSGGRVKGVTIVKPIVYGNVARYFGKKREEDGHTHQWTVYVKPYRNEDMSAYVKKIQFKLHESYGNPLRVVTKPPYEITETGWGEFEIIIKIFFIDPNERPVTLYHLLKLFQSDTNAMLGKKTVVSEFYDEMIFQDPTAMMQQLLTTSRQLTLGAYKHETEFAELEVKTREKLEAAKKKTSFEIAELKERLKASRETINCLKNEIRKLEEDDQTKDI is encoded by the exons gggGTTACTATCGTTAAACCAATAGTTTATGGTAATGTTGCTCggtattttggaaagaaaagagaagaggatggGCACACCCATCAGTGGACAGTGTATGTAAAACCATATAGAAATGAG GATATGTCAGCATATGTGAAGAAAATCCAATTTAAATTACATGAAAGCTATGGCAATCCTTTAAGAG ttgttACTAAACCTCCCTATGAAATTACTGAAACAGGATGGGGTGAATTTGAAAtaatcatcaaaatatttttcattgatcCTAATGAGAGACCT GTAACCCTCTATCATTTATTAAAGCTGTTTCAGTCAGACACCAATGCAATgctgggaaaaaagacagtggtTTCAGAGTTCTATGATGAAATG ATATTTCAAGACCCAACAGCAATGATGCAGCAATTATTAACAACATCTCGTCAGCTAACATTAGGAGCCTATAAGCATGAAACAGAAT tTGCAGAACTTGAAgtgaaaaccagagaaaaattaGAAGCTgcgaaaaaaaaaacaagctttgaAATTGCAGAGCTTAAGGAGAGATTAAAGGCAAGTCGTGAAActataaattgtttaaaaaatgaaatcaggaaacTTGAAGAAGATGATCAAacaaaagacatataa